One Glycine soja cultivar W05 chromosome 2, ASM419377v2, whole genome shotgun sequence genomic region harbors:
- the LOC114379876 gene encoding methylsterol monooxygenase 2-2 → MASLIESGWQYLITHFSDFQLACLGSFFLHEGVFFLSGLPFIWLERAGWMSKYKIQAKNNTPAAQEKCIVRLLLYHFGVNLPVMVFSYPVFRYMGMRSSFPLPSWKVVLIQIIFYFILEDFIFYWGHRILHTKWLYKHVHSVHHEYATPFGLTSEYAHPAEILFLGFATIFGPAITGPHLITLWLWMVLRVLETVEAHCGYHFPWSLSNFLPLYGGADFHDYHHRLLYTKSGNYSSTFTYMDRIFGTDIGYRKLKALKSIGVEDNSEQKKQ, encoded by the exons TACTTGATCACACATTTCAGTGATTTTCAACTGGCGTGTTTGGGAAGTTTCTTTCTACATGAAGGTGTTTTCTTCTTGTCTGGACTTCCCTTCATATGGCTTGAGAGGGCAGGGTGGATGAGCAAGTACAAAATTCAG GCCAAAAATAACACCCCTGCTGCTCAGGAGAAATGTATTGTTCGCCTGTTGCTTTACCATTTTGGTGTCAATCTACCTGTTATGGTTTTTTCATATCCCGTCTTCAGATACATGGGCATGCGGAGTAGTTTTCCCCTACCGTCCTG GAAAGTAGTTCTAATTCAAATAATCTTTTACTTCATTTTGGAGGACTTTATATTCTACTGGGGACATAGAATACTGCACACAAAATGGCTATACAAGCATGTGCACAGTGTTCATCATGA GTATGCTACACCGTTTGGTCTTACTTCTGAATATGCTCATCCTGCTGAGATACTTTTCCTTGGGTTTGCTACCATTTTTGGTCCCGCCATTACTGGGCCCCACTTGATAACTCTCTGGTTATGGATGGTTCTGAGAGTCCTAGAGACAGTTGAGGCTCACTGTGGTTACCATTTCCCATGGAGTCTTTCGAACTTCCTTCCATTGTATGGAGG agctGATTTCCACGACTATCATCACCGTTTATTGTACACCAAGTCTGGGAACTATTCATCAACTTTTACTTACATGGACCG GATATTTGGGACTGATATAGGCTACAGAAAGTTGAAAGCATTGAAGAGCATAGGAGTTGAAGACAATAGTgaacaaaagaaacaataa